A region of Vigna radiata var. radiata cultivar VC1973A chromosome 6, Vradiata_ver6, whole genome shotgun sequence DNA encodes the following proteins:
- the LOC106765126 gene encoding aminoacylase-1, protein MSMAAPHFHSSIQVFALFHLILIFSSLLHTATATPSHQQEQEEDTPVTRFQRYLRINTAHPAPDYYSAVSFLKAQAHSLGLTSNTFEFTPGKPLLLLTWPGSNPSLPSILLNSHLDSVPAEPAKWLHPPFSAHRTSDGKIFARGAQDDKCIAVQYLEAIRNLKARAFSPLRSVHISLVPDEEIGGLNGAAKFVESDDFLRLNVGFALDEGQATPGDEFRVFYADRIPWNVIIRAKGVPGHGARMYDGSAMENLMESMEAVSRFRESQFDVVKAGKALNGEVVSVNPVYVKAGVTSDDGFAMNVQPSEAEAGFDLRLTPTTDPDEMRRRIAKEWAPAVRNMSYEITEKGPIRDYMGRPIMTATNDSNPWWSVFKQAITSIGEKLSSPEILASTTDARYLRQKGIPALGFSPMKNTPILLHDHNEHLKDTVFMKGIQVYESLISSLSTFTEASY, encoded by the exons ATGTCAATGGCTGCTCCACACTTTCACAGTAGCATTCAGGTTTTTGCACTCTTCCATTTAATACTTATCTTCTCCTCGCTCCTCCACACGGCAACCGCAACCCCAAGTCACcaacaagaacaagaagaagacaCTCCCGTCACACGCTTCCAGCGCTACCTCCGCATCAACACGGCCCACCCCGCCCCTGACTACTACTCCGCAGTCTCCTTCCTCAAAGCCCAAGCCCATTCCTTGGGCCTCACCTCCAACACCTTCGAGTTCACCCCTGGCAAGCCCCTCCTCCTCCTCACCTGGCCCGGCTCAAACCCCTCCCTCCCCTCGATCCTACTCAACTCCCACCTCGACTCCGTCCCCGCCGAGCCCGCCAAGTGGCTCCACCCACCCTTCTCCGCCCACCGCACTTCCGACGGCAAAATTTTCGCCCGCGGCGCCCAGGACGACAAATGCATCGCGGTCCAGTACCTTGAGGCTATCCGCAACCTCAAGGCCCGCGCCTTCTCTCCCCTCCGCTCCGTCCACATCTCCCTCGTCCCCGATGAGGAGATAGGTGGCTTAAACGGCGCCGCCAAGTTCGTCGAGTCCGATGACTTCCTCCGCCTCAACGTTGGTTTCGCGCTCGACGAGGGGCAGGCCACGCCTGGCGACGAATTTAGGGTTTTCTACGCGGATAGGATTCCGTGGAACGTGATAATCCGGGCCAAGGGAGTGCCCGGGCACGGGGCGAGAATGTACGATGGGAGTGCGATGGAGAATCTGATGGAGAGTATGGAGGCTGTGAGTAGGTTCCGGGAGAGCCAGTTTGACGTGGTTAAGGCTGGGAAAGCGTTGAACGGCGAGGTTGTGTCGGTGAATCCAGTTTATGTTAAGGCTGGTGTTACTTCTGATGAC GGCTTTGCGATGAATGTGCAACCTTCGGAGGCGGAGGCTGGTTTTGATCTAAGGCTGACGCCTACGACGGACCCGGACGAGATGAGGAGGAGAATTGCAAAGGAATGGGCTCCGGCTGTTAGAAATATGTCGTATGAG ATTACTGAGAAAGGACCCATCAGAGACTACATGGGACGCCCGATAATGACTGCAACTAATGATTCCAATCCATGGTGGTCagttttcaagcaagctatcaCATCTATTGGAGAAAAACTCTCTAGTCCTGAAATTCTTGCATCCACAACTGATGCAAGATACCTCAGACAGAAAGGAATTCCTGCACTCGGTTTTTCCCCAATGAAAAATACTCCCATCTTGCTTCATGATCACAACGAG CACTTAAAAGATACCGTGTTCATGAAGGGAATACAGGTGTACGAGTCTCTTATAAGTTCCTTAAGTACATTTACCGAAGCTTCATATTAG